In a genomic window of Labeo rohita strain BAU-BD-2019 chromosome 20, IGBB_LRoh.1.0, whole genome shotgun sequence:
- the LOC127183432 gene encoding E3 ubiquitin/ISG15 ligase TRIM25, producing the protein MAEASISVERDQFTCSVCLDLLRDPVAIPCGHSYCMCCITHCWNQDDQKGVYSCPQCRETFSPRPALGKNTILAEMVEKLKKTKIQADVPAGSGDVECDICNGRKHKAVKSCLVCLESYCQTHFDRHEEFRSGKPHKVIDATGRLQKTTCPQHHKLLEIYCRTDKSCICYLCAEDKHKHHNTVSVTTQRRKKQRNLGQTQRKCQERIQQTEKNLGELEEVVKSHKRSTQEAVEHSEKIFTELISSIERRRSEVTQLIKSREKTVVRAAERLIEEMKQEIIDLKRQDAEMEQLSHTEDHILFLK; encoded by the exons ATGGCAGAGGCCAGTATTTCAGTGGAACGGGACCAGTTCACCTGTTCAGTGTGTCTGGATTTACTGAGGGATCCAGTGGCCATtccctgtggacacagttactgtatgTGCTGCATTACACACTGCTGGAATCAAGATGATCAGAAGGGAGTTtacagctgccctcagtgcagaGAGACCTTCAGTCCAAGACCTGCCTTAGGAAAAAACACCATTTTGGCTGAAATGGTGGAGAAACTAAAGAAGACTAAAATCCAAGCTGATGTTCCTGCTGGATCCGGAGATGTGGAGTGTGACATCTGCAATGGAAGAAAACACAAAGCTGTCAAGTCCTGTCTGGTGTGTCTGGAATCTTACTGCCAGACTCATTTTGATCGTCATGAAGAATTTCGCTCAGGTAAACCACACAAAGTGATTGATGCCACTGGACGACTGCAAAAGACAACCTGTCCTCAACATCATAAGCTACTGGAAATCTACTGCCGGACAGACAAGAGTTGTATTTGTTACTTGTGTGCAGAGGATAAACACAAACACCACAACACTGTAAGTGTTACAACACAGAGGAGAAAGAAACAG AGAAACCTAGgacaaacacaaagaaaatgTCAGGAGAGAATACAACAGACAGAGAAAAATCTAGGGGAGCTAGAAGAGGTTGTGAAGTCTCATAAG CGCTCTACGCAGGAAGCAGTGGAACACAGTGAGAAGATCTTTACTGAACTGATCAGCTCCATTGAAAGACGCCGCTCTGAGGTGACACAGCTGATCAAATCTCGGGAAAAGACTGTAGTGAGAGCAGCTGAAAGACTCATAGAGGAAATGAAACAGGAGATTATTGACTTGAAGAGACAAGATGCGGAGATGGAGCAGCTTTCGCACACAGAGGATCACATCCTTTTCCTGAAG TGA